In a genomic window of Primulina huaijiensis isolate GDHJ02 chromosome 10, ASM1229523v2, whole genome shotgun sequence:
- the LOC140986960 gene encoding zinc finger protein GAI-ASSOCIATED FACTOR 1-like: MNDPTAAGDSCSGNLTCPPKLTSKKKRNLPGMPDPDSEVIALSPKTLLATNRFVCEICNKGFQRDQNLQLHRRGHNLSWKLKQRPTKDAKRKVYVCPEPSCVHHNPSRALGDLTGIKKHFFRKHGEKAWKCDRCSKKYAVQSDMKAHSKICGTREYICDCGTLFSRRDSFITHRAFCDALARESAKPHAEAESPVDDEDAKSEIGPATAVSTPQDPASAVPTSTTVGTHVSPVLYQELKERNIPDHTTTQALEESPALANSIESCSSSIGSCSNGSSSSNVFASLLASSRSLQSQITGFTSLFRAVTCPDHIPKLAPSSSSEPISLCLSMNQGSSIFVSPGQELRQYAPALQPCMSATALLQKAALIGASSSNTSLLRGLGIVSSSSSTNVHQSGPQIKPDGTSLAEGLALGLACDGVSGLKELMFGTPSFFGPKHITLDLLGLGMAANGGSNGGLTALMTSINDSLDNVAATPPPLGGEHGRNAISGSS; the protein is encoded by the exons ATGAATGATCCAACGGCTGCAGGGGATTCTTGTTCGGGTAATCTGACATGCCCTCCAAAGTTAACTTCCAAGAAGAAGCGAAATCTTCCGGGAATGCCAG ATCCTGATTCAGAAGTGATTGCTTTATCCCCGAAGACTTTGTTGGCAACAAACAGATTTGTTTGTGAAATATGCAACAAAGGGTTTCAAAGGGACCAGAATTTGCAGCTGCACAGGAGGGGTCATAATTTGTCCTGGAAGCTTAAACAAAGACCAACTAAAGATGCGAAGAGAAAAGTCTATGTTTGTCCTGAACCGAGCTGTGTTCATCACAATCCTTCGCGAGCGCTTGGCGATTTGACTGGGATCAAGAAGCATTTCTTCAGAAAACATGGGGAGAAGGCATGGAAATGTGATAGATGCTCGAAGAAGTATGCCGTGCAATCGGATATGAAGGCACATTCGAAGATTTGTGGAACTAGAGAGTATATATGTGATTGTGGAACTTTGTTTTCAAG GAGGGATAGTTTCATTACACACAGGGCCTTTTGTGATGCATTAGCAAGGGAAAGTGCAAAACCACATGCAGAAGCTGAGTCTCCTGTTGATGACGAGGATGCCAAATCGGAAATTGGTCCTGCCACAGCAGTATCAACGCCACAAGATCCAGCATCTGCAGTTCCTACTTCAACTACTGTGGGTACTCATGTTTCTCCTGTCCTATATCAAG AATTGAAGGAAAGAAACATCCCCGACCATACTACCACACAGGCTCTAGAGGAGTCTCCTGCCCTGGCAAACTCAATAGAAAGTTGTAGCAGTAGTATTGGTTCCTGTAGTAATGGAAGTTCTAGCAGTAACGTCTTTGCCAGCCTACTTGCTTCTTCACGAAGTTTACAATCTCAAATTACTGGATTTACCAGCTTATTTCGAGCCGTAACCTGTCCAGATCACATACCTAAACTTGCACCATCTTCATCTTCTGAACCCATATCTCTTTGCCTCTCAATGAATCAAGGATCATCAATTTTTGTATCACCTGGGCAAGAACTTAGGCAGTATGCTCCAGCCCTACAGCCTTGTATGTCTGCTACAGCATTGCTACAGAAGGCTGCTCTGATAGGTGCCTCTTCATCAAACACATCGTTGCTTAGAGGGCTAGGGATTGTGTCCTCATCCTCATCAACTAACGTCCACCAGAGTGGACCACAAATCAAGCCTGATGGCACGTCTTTAGCTGAAGGCCTTGCACTTGGACTGGCATGCGATGGAGTGTCTGGTTTGAAGGAATTGATGTTTGGAACTCCATCTTTTTTTGGTCCTAAGCACATTACCCTTGACCTTCTTGGTTTGGGAATGGCTGCCAATGGCGGTTCGAATGGAGGGCTAACGGCTTTAATGACTTCAATCAATGACAGCCTTGATAATGTGGCAGCAACACCACCACCACTTGGTGGAGAACATGGCCGCAACGCCATATCAGGAAGCTCATGA
- the LOC140986958 gene encoding LOW QUALITY PROTEIN: vicilin-like seed storage protein At2g18540 (The sequence of the model RefSeq protein was modified relative to this genomic sequence to represent the inferred CDS: inserted 1 base in 1 codon), with translation MNIILPIFSGVSATVVRAESWEGGEEIGDVWASGILVKREDRTSLFSSEYGEISAVRMGHEDIGATSYLVHFFTLEPNSLFLPVFLHDHMVFYVQTGGGKLSWAEENDLKDIDLRPGDVFRLQAGTVFFIQSNLETEPERDKLRIRAIFADSNDEPLESKTGPYSSIRDMVLGFDKKVLQAAFNVSEELMDELLNGANPPAIVHGFPKTKKKTLEMEVQFISGLVRSRGNNIIQVNKKKREKTKLFNFLEEKKDFENDNGWSTTVTGKKFSVLKDSDFGLFMVNLTGGSMMGPHWNPMANEIGIVWQGRGIVRIVCSSTAIETGCESVRFKVEEGDVFAVPRLHPMAQMAFENDTFVFAGFXTSAKRNHPQFFAGQASVLKTLDSEVVSMSFNVPKATMDQLLALQKGAVILGCTSCAEEELRVMEEEMEKAREEARQREEEEARKREEEKARREEEERKRREEEARKREEEEAKREEEERKRHEEEE, from the exons ATGAATATTATTCTGCCTATATTTTCAGGTGTCAGTGCTACTGTGGTGCGCGCAGAATCTTGGGAAGGAGGAGAAGAAATCGGAGATGTTTGGGCTTCGGGGATTTTGGTTAAAAGGGAAGATAGGACATCTCTTTTTTCGAGTGAATATGGAGAGATCTCAGCCGTTCGAATGGGCCACGAAGACATCGGTGCCACGTCGTATCTTGTTCATTTCTTCACTCTGGAGCCCAATTCTCTGTTTCTTCCCGTTTTTCTGCACGACCATATGGTATTCTATGTCCAAACAG GGGGTGGAAAGTTGAGCTGGGCAGAGGAAAATGATTTGAAGGACATCGATTTGAGGCCTGGAGATGTCTTCAGATTGCAGGCTGGAACTGTTTTCTTCATACAGAGCAACTTGGAAACCGAACCAGAGAGAGACAAACTCAGGATTCGTGCCATTTTTGCTGATTCAAACGATGAACCGCTA GAATCAAAAACTGGGCCTTACTCCAGCATCCGAGACATGGTTCTGGGCTTTGATAAAAAAGTTTTGCAGGCAGCATTTAAT GTTTCTGAAGAACTGATGGATGAACTGTTGAATGGAGCAAATCCACCTGCCATTGTACACGGGTTTCCGAAAACTAAGAAAAAGACATTGGAGATGGAAGTTCAGTTCATCAGTGGCCTTGTGAGAAGCAGAGGGAATAATATTATCCAAGTTAACAAGAAGAAGAGGGAGAAGACGAAACTATTCAACTTTCTCGAGGAGAAGAAAGATTTCGAGAATGATAATGGGTGGAGCACTACCGTAACGGGGAAAAAGTTCTCTGTACTAAAGGATAGTGACTTTGGTTTGTTCATGGTGAACTTGACCGGA GGATCGATGATGGGGCCGCATTGGAACCCGATGGCAAATGAGATTGGGATAGTGTGGCAAGGGCGGGGAATTGTGCGGATTGTGTGTTCGAGTACAGCAATAGAAACAGGGTGTGAAAGCGTGCGGTTTAAGGTTGAGGAAGGGGATGTCTTTGCAGTTCCAAGGTTGCATCCGATGGCTCAGATGGCTTTCGAGAATGATACATTTGTTTTTGCAGGAT ATACTTCAGCAAAGAGGAACCATCCTCAATTTTTTGCAGGACAGGCATCTGTTCTCAAAACCTTGGACAGCGAGGTTGTGTCTATGTCCTTCAATGTCCCGAAGGCAACAATGGATCAGCTTTTGGCTCTGCAAAAAGGGGCTGTGATATTAGGTTGTACATCGTGTGCGGAGGAGGAGTTGAGGGTGATGGAGGAAGAGATGGAGAAGGCGCGAGAGGAAGCTAGACAAAGGGAAGAGGAGGAGGCACGAAAGAGGGAGGAGGAGAAAGCTCGGAGGGAGGAAGAAGAGAGGAAAAGGCGGGAAGAGGAAGCAAGAAAGAGGGAAGAAGAGGAAGCTAAGAGGGAGGAAGAGGAGAGGAAAAGGCACGAGGAAGAAGAATAA
- the LOC140985960 gene encoding secreted RxLR effector protein 161-like encodes MGIADVILGIKIFRTPEAIVLSQSHYVETVLKKFNAYDSTPVKTPLDMNVHLAKNRGEPVSQLEYSRMIGSLMYITNCTRPDIACAVNKLSRFTSNPSDAQALTRVLRYLKHTLEYGLNYTMYPAVLEGYCDANWISDTKDSKSTSGYVFSIGG; translated from the coding sequence atgggtatCGCTGATGTAATTCTAGGCATTAAAATCTTTAGAACTCCAGAGGCAATAGTCCTATCTCAGTCTCATTATGTAGAAACAGTATTGAAGAAGTTTAACGCTTATGACTCTACCCCAGTAAAAACGCCTTTAGACATGAATGTTCATTTGGCGAAGAATCGTGGAGAACCAGTTTCTCAATTGGAATACTCCAGAATGATTGGAAGCCTTATGTACATCACTAACTGTACTAGACCTGACATCGCTTGTGCGGTTAACAAGTTAAGTCGATTTACAAGTAATCCTAGTGATGCGCAGGCATTGACAAGGGTGCTTAGATATTTAAAGCACACCTTagaatatggactaaattacACAATGTATCCTGCAGTACTTGAAGGATActgtgatgcaaattggatttcTGACACCAAGGACTCCAAATCCACCAGCGGCTATGTATTTAGCATTGGTGGATGA